One genomic region from Sander lucioperca isolate FBNREF2018 chromosome 3, SLUC_FBN_1.2, whole genome shotgun sequence encodes:
- the LOC116059924 gene encoding stathmin-4-like isoform X2: MTLAAYREKMRELPLVSLFCSCILPRPKHTTEEDKKKADVVDLNLCNIRDMEVIELSKRASGQAFEVILKPPTFDGGPELRATTPPRGKPSLEEIQKKLDAAQERRKCQEAELLKHLAERREHEREVAQKALTKERQEHRADADKQQRQMHLNASPERQQMHLNASPERQQQEEDKHSVEVS, from the exons ATGACTCTAGCAG CGTACAGAGAGAAGATGCGGGAGCTCCCCCTGGTGTCTCTCTTCTGCTCCTGCATCCTCCCCCGACCCAAACACACCACAGAAGAAGACAAGAAAAAAG CCGACGTGGTGGACTTGAACCTCTGCAACATCCGTGACATGGAGGTCATCGAGCTGAGCAAGCGTGCGAGCGGCCAGGCCTTCGAGGTCATCCTGAAGCCGCCCACCTTCGACGGCGGCCCCGAGCTCAGGGCCACCACGCCGCCGCGCGGGAAACCCTCGCTGGAGGAGATCCAGAAGAAACTGGACGCCGCccaggagaggaggaag tGTCAGGAAGCAGAGCTGCTGAAGCATCTCGCAGAGCGGAGGGAGCACGAGCGTGAAGTGGCTCAGAAAGCTCTGACCAAAGAGCGCCAGGAGCATCGCGCCGACGCTGACAAGCAGCAGCGTCAGATGCACCTGAACGCCTCACCGGAGAGACAGCAGATGCACCTGAACGCCTCACCGGAGAGACA ACAGCAGGAGGAG GACAAGCACAGTGTGGAG GTGTCCTGA
- the LOC116059924 gene encoding stathmin-4-like isoform X1, producing MTLAAYREKMRELPLVSLFCSCILPRPKHTTEEDKKKADVVDLNLCNIRDMEVIELSKRASGQAFEVILKPPTFDGGPELRATTPPRGKPSLEEIQKKLDAAQERRKCQEAELLKHLAERREHEREVAQKALTKERQEHRADADKQQRQMHLNASPERQQMHLNASPERQQMHLNASPERQQEEDKHSVEVS from the exons ATGACTCTAGCAG CGTACAGAGAGAAGATGCGGGAGCTCCCCCTGGTGTCTCTCTTCTGCTCCTGCATCCTCCCCCGACCCAAACACACCACAGAAGAAGACAAGAAAAAAG CCGACGTGGTGGACTTGAACCTCTGCAACATCCGTGACATGGAGGTCATCGAGCTGAGCAAGCGTGCGAGCGGCCAGGCCTTCGAGGTCATCCTGAAGCCGCCCACCTTCGACGGCGGCCCCGAGCTCAGGGCCACCACGCCGCCGCGCGGGAAACCCTCGCTGGAGGAGATCCAGAAGAAACTGGACGCCGCccaggagaggaggaag tGTCAGGAAGCAGAGCTGCTGAAGCATCTCGCAGAGCGGAGGGAGCACGAGCGTGAAGTGGCTCAGAAAGCTCTGACCAAAGAGCGCCAGGAGCATCGCGCCGACGCTGACAAGCAGCAGCGTCAGATGCACCTGAACGCCTCACCGGAGAGACAGCAGATGCACCTGAACGCCTCACCGGAGAGACAGCAGATGCACCTGAACGCCTCACCGGAGAGACAGCAGGAGGAG GACAAGCACAGTGTGGAG GTGTCCTGA